From the Cyanobacteriota bacterium genome, the window CCTTTGCCCTATGGCTGGTGCTGATGAAGGCGTAACGGCTCAAGTTTCAGCCTATTGTCCAGTGCACAAGCAAAGTCGCAGTAGCCTTATCTGTGGTGAATACATTACTCTGCAAGGTACTTCAGAGGCACTTCAGCGTGTGTATGACTTGATAGCGTCTCTGGTTATTCCAGAACTACCTCGGTTTCTATGGTGGAAAGCACAACCCGACATTTCCCAAGATCTGTTTCGCAATTTATGCAACCTAGCAACCTGCACGATCGTTGACTCTAGTGGCTTCGCCGAACCAGAGGCTGATTTATGCAAAGTTTATGACCTCTTGGAACAGGGAATTAATGTGGCTGATTTGAACTGGCGTAGGCTAGCGGCTTGGCAGGAGTTAACTGCTGAGGCGTTTGATCCGCCTGAACGGCGCGTCGCCCTTAGGGAAGTGGATCAAGTCACGATCGACTATGAGAAGGGCAACCCTACCCAAGCACTGATGTTCTTAGGCTGGCTAGCTAGCCGTCTAAACTGGCAACCAGTTACCTACAGCAGCCAGAAAGATAGTGTTGACTATGACATTACCCATGTCAGCTTTAAGGGGCCAGACAACCGTACTATCAAAGCCGAGCTAGCAGGCATTCCCGTGGCTGATGTTGGGGATGTTGAGGGAGACCTTGTTGGTCTACGTCTCATGTCTAGCAATGAGAAAGCTGATTGCTGCACCATCCTCTGTTCAGAAACCACCGGCTGTATGCGCATGGAAGCGGGCGGTGGTGCTCAGTCCTGTAGCATTCGTCAGGTCACATCCCTGACGGATCAAGAAGCAGAGGACTTGCTGAGCCAACAACTTCAACGCTGGGGACGAGAAATGCTCTATGAAGAGAGCATGACAGTTACGGCTCAAATTCTCAAGCTAGCCAACAACTAGCCATTAGGCAATTAGCCCATAAGCAATTAGCTAGTAATGTTGCAATAGTCAACAGTGCAATAGTTAGCGTATCATCTGCCATCGT encodes:
- the opcA gene encoding glucose-6-phosphate dehydrogenase assembly protein OpcA, giving the protein LCPMAGADEGVTAQVSAYCPVHKQSRSSLICGEYITLQGTSEALQRVYDLIASLVIPELPRFLWWKAQPDISQDLFRNLCNLATCTIVDSSGFAEPEADLCKVYDLLEQGINVADLNWRRLAAWQELTAEAFDPPERRVALREVDQVTIDYEKGNPTQALMFLGWLASRLNWQPVTYSSQKDSVDYDITHVSFKGPDNRTIKAELAGIPVADVGDVEGDLVGLRLMSSNEKADCCTILCSETTGCMRMEAGGGAQSCSIRQVTSLTDQEAEDLLSQQLQRWGREMLYEESMTVTAQILKLANN